Proteins from a genomic interval of Luteolibacter sp. Y139:
- the plsY gene encoding glycerol-3-phosphate 1-O-acyltransferase PlsY encodes MQLWLCPLIAFLLGSIPFGLFIARMKGIDIRQHGSGNIGATNVLRVVGKKYGITCLILDALKGFIPTLLAYTLIRFVGQDTNFTFHGLLDHGYIFPAVDQWKAQTLQVLTGLLSILGHNYSPWVGFKGGKGIATSAGVLIALAPAAVVLLILVWVITFKVSRYVSVASIVAAALLPLIIISGSWYHGKIATGDWNKPLFVFSVVIAALAIWKHRANIQRLMNGTENRFQPKKKTDA; translated from the coding sequence ATGCAGCTCTGGCTCTGTCCGCTCATCGCCTTCCTTCTCGGGTCGATCCCCTTCGGCCTGTTCATCGCCCGGATGAAGGGCATCGACATCCGCCAGCACGGCTCCGGCAACATCGGCGCCACCAATGTGCTTCGCGTCGTCGGGAAGAAATACGGCATCACCTGCCTGATCCTCGATGCACTGAAGGGCTTCATCCCCACCCTGCTCGCATACACCCTGATTCGCTTCGTCGGCCAGGACACCAACTTCACCTTCCACGGGCTTCTTGACCACGGCTATATCTTCCCGGCAGTCGACCAGTGGAAAGCCCAGACCCTTCAGGTCCTCACCGGCCTGCTCTCCATTCTCGGCCATAACTACTCACCTTGGGTCGGCTTCAAGGGTGGCAAGGGCATTGCCACTTCGGCTGGCGTCCTCATCGCCTTGGCACCCGCCGCAGTGGTCCTTTTGATCCTCGTCTGGGTGATCACCTTCAAAGTAAGCCGCTACGTATCGGTAGCCTCCATCGTCGCCGCCGCGCTGCTGCCTCTTATCATCATTTCCGGCTCGTGGTATCACGGAAAGATCGCAACGGGTGACTGGAACAAACCACTATTTGTCTTTTCCGTCGTTATCGCCGCCTTGGCGATCTGGAAACACCGCGCGAACATCCAGCGCCTCATGAACGGCACCGAGAACCGCTTCCAGCCCAAGAAGAAGACCGATGCCTGA
- a CDS encoding choice-of-anchor tandem repeat GloVer-containing protein, whose product MSPTIASATTYEEIQTLDKVIQPMVNLVNRGDGYFYGLSGWSEENQGGYIYRVAPGQNSEVLFALDESDDASATNQTGTGTSCPLIAGPDGAFYGGTTYGGAFAAGTIFRWSPDGVFSVLHDVNPVTEGYRVQRLAATPSGDLVGVMSDGGPLGGGTIFRLSLDGSFQTVHAFEAPSGYPPGVPVPPDAKYPPSSPTHVAIGSDGRIYGTTSIGGPIEAGFFSRFTYGNFFRLEDNGDITVLSEFHPFRDKISWLEVTPDGFIGNTQNSLIKIGLNGALSVEADFRFLDLGYVYLWTPLYTSHGIYGVSPSGGPEGGGFIYRTIPGGGTSIVQTFPADHRPYHPALVEGNDGLAHGLLDFDSSENPPYPRLFRLHESTTSPNFVPVAAPDEAWLPRKAKNGQREVVIDILANDQDADSDPLTIAHINGEGAGHIELLETPQGVKLRFTTQEENPPSRMLTYMVTDSRGGLSKGYVAIQSPVKDRFTGLATGGSVSNAPLDLKIDKDNEIKATFELNGKKYKGTGLLDAGDTASLSLSSRDETSLNLHLELQRGTTASIEATIRNGEADYHATCTASGSN is encoded by the coding sequence TTGTCTCCGACGATCGCATCCGCGACCACTTACGAGGAAATTCAGACCCTCGATAAGGTCATCCAGCCCATGGTCAACCTCGTCAACCGCGGCGATGGTTACTTCTACGGGCTCTCCGGCTGGTCGGAAGAAAACCAAGGAGGCTACATCTACCGGGTGGCTCCGGGCCAAAACTCGGAGGTCCTGTTTGCCTTGGACGAGAGCGATGACGCGAGTGCCACCAACCAAACCGGCACAGGCACCAGTTGCCCGCTGATTGCCGGTCCTGATGGCGCATTCTACGGCGGCACCACCTATGGAGGTGCTTTCGCCGCCGGGACCATTTTCCGCTGGTCTCCCGATGGAGTCTTCAGCGTCCTTCATGACGTCAATCCTGTGACGGAGGGCTACCGCGTCCAGCGACTGGCGGCCACACCATCCGGTGACCTTGTCGGCGTCATGTCAGACGGCGGACCGTTGGGCGGCGGCACGATTTTCCGGCTGTCTTTGGATGGATCCTTCCAAACCGTCCACGCCTTCGAGGCTCCATCAGGCTACCCACCAGGCGTCCCAGTGCCCCCGGATGCGAAATACCCCCCTTCGTCGCCCACCCATGTGGCCATCGGTTCGGACGGACGGATCTACGGCACTACCAGCATTGGGGGACCGATCGAGGCCGGCTTCTTCTCCCGCTTCACCTACGGCAATTTCTTCCGCTTGGAAGACAATGGCGACATCACCGTTCTCAGCGAGTTCCACCCCTTCCGGGATAAGATCAGCTGGCTGGAAGTAACCCCTGACGGCTTCATCGGGAACACCCAGAATTCGCTCATCAAGATCGGCCTGAATGGAGCTCTCAGCGTGGAAGCCGATTTCAGGTTCTTGGATTTGGGCTATGTCTATTTGTGGACCCCGCTCTACACCTCGCATGGCATCTACGGCGTTTCCCCCTCCGGAGGACCTGAGGGCGGCGGCTTCATTTATCGCACCATCCCGGGAGGAGGCACCTCGATCGTCCAAACCTTCCCTGCTGACCACCGCCCGTATCACCCCGCGCTGGTCGAAGGGAATGACGGACTGGCTCACGGACTCTTGGATTTCGACTCTAGCGAAAACCCGCCTTACCCCCGCCTCTTCCGCCTTCACGAATCCACAACTTCACCCAATTTCGTGCCCGTGGCAGCTCCCGATGAGGCCTGGCTGCCCCGCAAAGCGAAAAATGGCCAGCGCGAGGTCGTCATCGACATCCTCGCCAACGACCAGGATGCGGATTCCGACCCTCTGACGATCGCCCACATCAATGGTGAGGGAGCAGGTCACATCGAACTCCTCGAGACCCCGCAAGGCGTCAAACTGAGGTTCACCACCCAAGAGGAAAACCCGCCCAGCCGCATGCTCACCTACATGGTCACGGACAGCCGTGGAGGTCTCTCCAAGGGCTACGTGGCGATCCAGTCGCCGGTCAAAGACCGCTTCACGGGTCTGGCGACCGGCGGCAGCGTCTCAAATGCTCCCCTCGACCTGAAAATCGACAAGGACAACGAGATCAAGGCCACCTTCGAGCTCAACGGGAAGAAATACAAGGGCACGGGCCTCTTGGACGCCGGCGACACCGCCAGCCTGTCGCTATCCTCCCGAGACGAGACCTCGCTCAATCTCCACCTTGAGCTTCAACGCGGCACGACCGCCAGCATCGAAGCCACGATCCGCAACGGCGAAGCCGATTACCACGCCACTTGCACGGCGTCCGGCAGCAACTAG
- a CDS encoding DedA family protein: protein MLHELINTWFHWVEQGGYWAVIALMAMESSIFPVPSEVVMPPAAFLAAQGKMSLWGVILAGTFGSWLGSAITYGVSRWLGRPFILKFGKYFFIKPEKLERAEVFMQRYEAGGIFFARLLPVVRHLISIPAGIVRMPFGKFSVITVVGSAIWCAILSWYGKGIYERNPKLMESPDELVHAIKHESIGMVAGIALLCVLYFVVLRLTAKKKVEG, encoded by the coding sequence GTGCTTCACGAACTGATCAACACGTGGTTCCACTGGGTGGAGCAGGGCGGCTACTGGGCGGTCATCGCTTTGATGGCGATGGAAAGTTCGATCTTTCCGGTGCCCAGCGAGGTCGTGATGCCGCCGGCGGCGTTCCTGGCAGCGCAGGGAAAGATGAGCCTGTGGGGCGTGATCCTGGCGGGCACCTTCGGGTCCTGGCTTGGCTCGGCGATCACCTATGGAGTGAGCCGTTGGCTCGGCCGGCCCTTCATCCTGAAGTTCGGAAAGTATTTCTTCATCAAGCCGGAGAAGCTCGAGCGTGCAGAAGTCTTCATGCAGCGCTATGAGGCGGGCGGGATCTTCTTCGCGCGGCTGCTGCCAGTGGTGCGGCATCTCATTTCGATTCCGGCGGGCATCGTGCGGATGCCGTTCGGGAAATTCAGCGTGATCACCGTGGTCGGATCGGCGATCTGGTGCGCCATCCTTTCCTGGTATGGCAAGGGGATCTACGAGCGGAATCCGAAGCTGATGGAAAGCCCGGATGAGCTGGTTCATGCGATCAAGCATGAGTCGATCGGCATGGTGGCCGGCATCGCCTTGCTCTGCGTGCTGTACTTCGTGGTGCTGCGCCTGACGGCGAAGAAGAAGGTCGAGGGCTGA
- the eda gene encoding bifunctional 4-hydroxy-2-oxoglutarate aldolase/2-dehydro-3-deoxy-phosphogluconate aldolase codes for MLDRILSKRIVPVVVLDRADDAVPLAEALLAGGLDIMEITFRTAAAEESIKRIASSVPEILLGAGTLLEDEQVQRAKDAGAVFGLAPGLNPRTIAKANAVGLQFSPGVMTPSDVEQALSLGCKLLKFFPAETAGGTGMLKALAGPYGHTGLKFIPTGGITSANLANYLKLPVVAAIGGSWMVDKQLVNEGKWDEISRLTREALAAAAAC; via the coding sequence ATGCTAGATCGAATCCTCTCCAAGCGCATCGTCCCCGTCGTTGTCCTCGACCGTGCCGATGACGCCGTGCCGCTCGCCGAAGCCCTCCTCGCTGGCGGTCTCGATATCATGGAAATCACCTTCCGTACCGCCGCGGCCGAGGAGTCGATCAAGCGCATCGCCTCAAGCGTTCCGGAAATCCTGTTAGGCGCAGGCACCTTGCTGGAAGACGAGCAAGTCCAGCGTGCCAAGGACGCTGGTGCCGTCTTCGGGCTCGCTCCCGGCTTGAACCCGCGCACCATCGCCAAGGCGAATGCCGTCGGCCTGCAATTCTCCCCCGGCGTCATGACCCCCAGCGATGTCGAGCAAGCACTCTCCCTCGGCTGCAAGCTGCTGAAATTCTTTCCCGCCGAAACCGCTGGCGGCACCGGCATGCTCAAGGCCCTGGCCGGTCCCTACGGCCACACCGGCCTGAAATTCATCCCCACCGGCGGCATCACCTCCGCCAACCTTGCGAACTACCTGAAGCTGCCGGTCGTCGCCGCCATCGGCGGTTCGTGGATGGTGGACAAGCAGCTTGTCAACGAGGGCAAATGGGATGAGATCTCCCGTCTGACCCGCGAGGCATTGGCCGCTGCGGCTGCTTGTTAG
- a CDS encoding alpha/beta hydrolase — translation MKRLRRVLRVFAVILLVLLAVALVVTGWWGSGHLVSPNRRPLQDYHREILAQPPEFGLKVEPFTAADQTPCLLVTGTREPGKAEKGRLLRGELQHRGVTVPPWGTQLGTIVMFYGHGGRKEDHLPICERFCAAGFRCLLLDIPGQGDHPATFGSFGLNESKLAGQVLAEATTRFKFPPSPALLFGISQGGAIALQAAACEPAKWTAVASVSTFASLDRPVFRSAEELLPHSLHFCCPVAAFSVGCGARLRAGFWPADVRPVAAAAKLHMPVMIAHGDHDPYIDIDQAKEIFAAVPDHRKQFRVVKGGDHNRVLSTGSLALYADLSQFFLKSLEPDPSPAAIERTE, via the coding sequence ATGAAGCGACTTCGCCGCGTCCTCCGAGTCTTCGCCGTTATCCTGCTGGTGCTATTGGCCGTCGCCCTCGTCGTCACCGGCTGGTGGGGCTCCGGCCATCTGGTGTCGCCAAATCGCCGCCCGCTCCAGGACTACCACCGCGAAATCCTGGCCCAGCCGCCCGAATTCGGCCTGAAGGTCGAGCCTTTCACCGCCGCCGACCAGACGCCCTGCCTGCTCGTCACCGGCACGAGGGAACCGGGAAAAGCGGAAAAGGGCCGCCTCCTCCGCGGCGAACTCCAGCACCGCGGCGTCACCGTTCCGCCATGGGGAACCCAGCTCGGCACCATCGTCATGTTCTACGGCCACGGCGGCCGGAAGGAGGATCACCTGCCGATTTGCGAGCGCTTCTGCGCCGCCGGCTTCCGCTGCCTGCTTCTCGATATTCCCGGCCAAGGCGACCACCCCGCCACCTTCGGCTCCTTCGGCCTGAATGAATCCAAGCTCGCCGGGCAGGTCCTGGCCGAAGCCACCACCCGGTTCAAATTCCCGCCCTCGCCCGCCCTCCTCTTCGGCATCTCGCAAGGTGGCGCCATCGCCCTGCAGGCCGCGGCTTGCGAGCCCGCGAAATGGACTGCCGTCGCCAGCGTCTCCACCTTTGCCTCGCTCGATCGTCCGGTCTTCCGTTCCGCCGAAGAACTCCTGCCCCATTCGCTCCACTTCTGCTGCCCCGTCGCCGCCTTCAGCGTGGGCTGCGGGGCTAGGCTGCGGGCGGGCTTTTGGCCCGCCGACGTCCGGCCGGTCGCAGCCGCCGCAAAACTGCACATGCCCGTCATGATCGCCCACGGCGACCACGATCCCTACATCGACATCGACCAAGCGAAGGAGATCTTCGCCGCTGTCCCCGATCACCGGAAACAATTCCGCGTGGTAAAAGGCGGCGATCACAATCGGGTCCTGTCCACCGGCTCGCTCGCCCTCTATGCGGACCTCTCCCAATTCTTCCTCAAGTCACTCGAACCCGATCCCTCTCCGGCAGCAATCGAACGCACGGAGTGA
- a CDS encoding NAD(P)H-dependent glycerol-3-phosphate dehydrogenase, translated as MPDAFPSAAILGTGSFGTALAVLLAPKLSEVVMIGRDAAVAESINTHRRNPRYLTEIVLPENVRASTTLADAKGHSLVLFGVPTAATRQCANDLAGLPRETVLLSCAKGIERNTGERMSEILHDVFPDNPIAVVSGPNHAEEIAANLATCAVIGATDKALACDLQELFTAPHFRSYTSDDLAGIELGGAIKNVYAIAAGIAAGLGLGDNAIAALVTRALAEMTRLGVALGGRAETFAGLSGVGDLIATCFSQHSRNHRVGLALGHGKSLEEATTSLGMVAEGVPNTLSIHDAASKAGVRTPIIDAVYSILYQGKPAAHAMYELLSRDPRPENT; from the coding sequence ATGCCTGACGCATTTCCCTCCGCCGCCATCCTCGGCACCGGTTCCTTCGGCACCGCATTGGCCGTCTTGCTCGCGCCGAAGCTTTCCGAAGTGGTAATGATCGGACGCGACGCCGCTGTCGCGGAGTCGATCAACACTCACCGCCGCAACCCGCGCTATCTAACCGAGATCGTCCTGCCGGAAAACGTCCGCGCCTCCACGACACTCGCCGATGCCAAGGGCCATTCGCTGGTCCTCTTCGGCGTGCCGACCGCCGCCACCCGCCAATGCGCCAATGACCTCGCCGGTCTTCCTCGCGAAACCGTCCTGCTTTCCTGCGCCAAGGGCATCGAGCGCAATACCGGCGAGCGCATGAGCGAGATCCTCCACGACGTCTTCCCGGACAATCCCATCGCCGTCGTCTCCGGCCCGAATCACGCCGAAGAAATCGCCGCCAACCTCGCCACCTGCGCGGTCATCGGCGCGACCGATAAAGCCCTCGCCTGCGATCTTCAGGAGCTCTTCACCGCGCCACATTTCCGCAGCTACACCAGCGACGACCTCGCAGGCATCGAACTCGGCGGCGCCATCAAGAACGTTTACGCCATCGCCGCTGGCATCGCTGCGGGTCTCGGACTCGGTGACAACGCCATCGCCGCCCTCGTCACTCGCGCGCTCGCCGAGATGACCCGTCTCGGTGTCGCACTCGGCGGCCGCGCGGAAACCTTCGCTGGCCTCTCCGGCGTCGGCGACCTCATCGCCACTTGCTTCTCGCAGCACTCGCGCAATCACCGCGTCGGCCTCGCACTTGGCCACGGTAAGTCACTCGAAGAAGCCACCACCTCGCTCGGCATGGTCGCCGAAGGTGTGCCGAATACACTCTCGATTCACGACGCCGCTTCCAAGGCCGGCGTCCGCACGCCGATCATCGACGCGGTTTACTCGATCCTCTATCAAGGCAAGCCCGCCGCGCATGCGATGTACGAGCTGCTGAGCCGCGATCCCCGTCCGGAGAATACCTGA
- a CDS encoding choice-of-anchor tandem repeat GloVer-containing protein → MPPRHLLHASIILLAGVVSFNPAASLAATFEDIQVLNQPIDPMWNLATRGDGHFYGISRWAQKSTGGFLYRFAPDQNVEILFTFAAPDEDTSTSPSGSNPLSSLVAGQDGSFYGTTSHGGAHGAGTIFRWSPDGVLSVLHDIDATTDGSEASKLLVLPDGDLLGIMGDNGPKGSGTIFRLSQDGNFQTIHSFERTPSFPPEAPVPSDARFEPFYPNNLVFGQDGKIYGTTSSGGPVQAFGRYRYSYGTFFRLEDSGNITVLGDFHPYKKSPSALIPVTDGFFVTIDGAILHVGFDGTIGMELDFATMHVGNVGTIWAPLATSLGIYGVSTSGGQNNGGFISRTLPEGGTSIIHHLPTNFRLCRPTLGQGTDGLVYGFAQLTEIKGALPKPRVFRLLEGDTANFAPVAAPDVAWLPAKTTNGKREVVIDVLANDQDPDSDRLSLTAVSAAPGEGTAEIVPTSKGARVKFTTAEQYPAGRVITYQLSDGQGGLSTGYISIESPVTGSFSGLASGGEVDAAPLSVKFAKGNSLTVAFDLNGVKYKGKGRLNVDDTANITLVAKEQPLLNLRLELQRGPSASLDATIRNGEADYHATCTAVGGK, encoded by the coding sequence ATGCCACCTCGCCACCTTCTCCACGCCTCCATCATCCTGCTCGCTGGGGTCGTTTCGTTCAATCCGGCCGCCTCTTTGGCGGCCACCTTTGAAGACATTCAGGTCCTCAACCAGCCGATCGACCCCATGTGGAACCTGGCGACCCGTGGCGATGGCCATTTCTACGGCATCTCACGGTGGGCGCAAAAGAGCACCGGGGGCTTCCTCTACAGGTTCGCTCCGGACCAAAACGTGGAGATTCTCTTCACGTTTGCTGCACCCGATGAGGATACTTCTACCAGCCCCAGCGGATCGAACCCCCTCAGCTCTCTGGTCGCCGGTCAAGACGGCTCGTTCTATGGCACCACAAGCCATGGCGGCGCCCATGGTGCAGGCACCATCTTCCGCTGGTCGCCTGATGGGGTCCTCAGCGTCCTTCACGACATCGACGCGACGACGGACGGCTCCGAAGCGTCGAAACTGCTCGTCTTGCCCGATGGAGACCTCCTCGGCATCATGGGAGACAACGGCCCCAAAGGTTCCGGGACGATTTTCCGGCTGTCGCAGGATGGCAACTTTCAGACCATCCACTCCTTCGAGCGCACTCCTTCCTTTCCACCGGAAGCGCCCGTACCTTCGGATGCCAGATTCGAGCCCTTCTATCCGAACAATCTCGTCTTTGGTCAGGACGGGAAAATCTACGGGACGACCAGCTCGGGAGGCCCCGTCCAGGCCTTCGGCAGATACCGCTATAGCTACGGCACATTCTTCCGTCTGGAGGATAGCGGCAATATCACGGTGCTCGGCGATTTCCACCCTTACAAGAAGAGCCCAAGCGCCTTGATCCCGGTGACCGACGGATTCTTCGTCACCATTGACGGTGCCATCTTGCACGTCGGATTCGATGGCACCATCGGCATGGAACTCGATTTCGCCACGATGCACGTGGGTAATGTCGGCACGATCTGGGCACCACTGGCCACCTCGCTCGGCATCTATGGGGTATCGACGTCCGGAGGCCAGAACAACGGAGGGTTCATCTCTCGCACGCTCCCTGAGGGAGGTACGAGCATCATCCATCACCTCCCCACCAATTTCCGGCTATGCAGGCCGACACTGGGCCAAGGGACTGATGGGCTGGTGTATGGCTTCGCACAACTTACCGAAATCAAGGGCGCCCTTCCCAAGCCCCGCGTCTTCCGGCTTCTCGAAGGTGACACCGCGAATTTCGCTCCGGTAGCCGCTCCCGATGTCGCCTGGCTCCCCGCCAAGACGACGAATGGAAAACGTGAGGTCGTCATCGATGTCCTCGCCAACGATCAGGATCCGGACTCCGATCGCTTGAGCCTGACTGCCGTGAGCGCGGCCCCCGGCGAAGGCACCGCCGAGATTGTCCCGACGTCAAAGGGAGCCCGGGTGAAGTTTACCACCGCGGAGCAGTATCCAGCCGGCCGGGTGATCACCTATCAACTCTCGGACGGCCAAGGCGGCCTGTCCACGGGCTACATCTCGATTGAATCTCCGGTTACCGGCAGCTTCTCCGGTTTGGCCAGCGGCGGCGAGGTCGACGCTGCCCCTCTCAGCGTGAAGTTTGCCAAGGGCAACTCGCTCACCGTCGCGTTCGACCTCAACGGCGTGAAATACAAGGGCAAAGGCCGCCTGAACGTCGACGACACCGCCAACATCACGCTGGTCGCCAAGGAGCAACCCTTGCTCAACCTTCGTCTGGAGCTCCAACGCGGCCCCTCCGCCAGTCTCGACGCCACCATCAGGAACGGCGAAGCCGACTACCACGCTACTTGCACGGCCGTCGGCGGCAAGTAA
- a CDS encoding transglutaminase family protein: MRYRIRHRTTYRYDTPANLCHNEARLRPLDLPGQRCLKWKLGIDPLPEFHRSRRDSFGNHIDYFSIQRPHPELIITAESEVEVLSAGQLPLEAGGPWDQLPARLKTSKEPAALEARAFALSSPLIPVLPELAEFARPDFTPGRCVLEAVSAFNARIFHEFKFDPDFTTVATPVVEVLKNRRGVCQDFAQIMIASLRSIGMPARYVSGYLETLPPPGKPKLVGADASHAWVSVFVPGQGWLDFDPTNNVRPGERHITVATGRDYRDVSPLRGVTVGGLSHTLKVSVDVTPI; this comes from the coding sequence ATGCGCTACCGCATCCGCCACCGGACCACTTACCGCTACGACACGCCCGCAAACCTGTGCCACAATGAGGCCCGGTTGCGGCCATTGGACTTGCCGGGACAGCGCTGCTTGAAGTGGAAACTGGGCATCGATCCCCTGCCGGAATTCCACCGCAGTCGCCGTGATTCATTCGGCAACCACATCGACTACTTCTCCATCCAGCGCCCTCACCCCGAACTCATCATCACGGCGGAGAGCGAAGTGGAGGTCCTATCCGCAGGTCAGCTTCCACTCGAAGCCGGCGGCCCATGGGACCAGTTGCCTGCCCGACTCAAGACATCCAAGGAACCGGCCGCCCTCGAAGCCCGCGCCTTCGCCTTGTCTTCTCCACTGATCCCCGTTCTTCCGGAACTCGCCGAGTTTGCCCGGCCGGATTTCACTCCCGGCCGCTGCGTGCTTGAAGCCGTCTCCGCCTTCAACGCACGCATCTTCCACGAGTTCAAGTTCGACCCCGACTTCACCACCGTCGCCACCCCGGTCGTCGAAGTGCTGAAAAACCGCCGCGGCGTCTGCCAGGACTTCGCCCAAATCATGATCGCCTCCCTGCGATCCATCGGCATGCCCGCGCGCTACGTCTCCGGCTACCTCGAAACCCTGCCGCCACCAGGCAAGCCGAAGCTGGTCGGTGCCGACGCCTCGCACGCCTGGGTCTCCGTCTTCGTGCCCGGCCAAGGCTGGCTCGATTTCGACCCCACCAACAACGTCCGCCCCGGCGAACGCCACATCACCGTCGCCACCGGCCGCGACTACCGCGACGTCTCACCCCTCCGCGGCGTCACCGTCGGCGGCCTGAGCCACACGCTGAAGGTCTCGGTGGACGTGACCCCGATCTAA
- a CDS encoding YlbF family regulator, protein MTLLAETSSVMNKTRELCAAIAADEHFAKLQGAVERFLSDDGARLMYQTVHQRGEELHQKQHSGVKLAPTEIREFEAARDALMSNEVASAFLDAQDELESLQKTIGKYVNMTLELGRVPTEQDIAESEKGGCCGGGCGCH, encoded by the coding sequence ATGACATTGCTCGCCGAGACCTCCTCCGTGATGAACAAAACCCGCGAACTCTGCGCTGCGATCGCTGCGGATGAGCATTTCGCGAAGCTTCAGGGAGCCGTGGAGCGCTTCCTGAGCGATGACGGCGCCCGCCTGATGTACCAGACCGTGCACCAGCGCGGTGAGGAGCTGCACCAGAAGCAGCACTCCGGTGTGAAGCTGGCCCCGACCGAAATCCGCGAATTCGAAGCTGCCCGCGATGCACTGATGAGCAACGAGGTGGCCTCTGCTTTCCTCGATGCCCAGGACGAGCTCGAGTCGCTCCAGAAGACGATTGGCAAGTATGTGAACATGACCCTCGAGCTGGGCCGCGTGCCGACCGAGCAGGACATCGCCGAGTCTGAAAAGGGCGGCTGCTGCGGCGGCGGTTGCGGCTGCCACTGA